A genomic region of Syntrophobacterales bacterium contains the following coding sequences:
- a CDS encoding FAD-dependent oxidoreductase translates to MENVIELKTNIQQLRKTLGDADFGDVMVVGGGISGIQASLDLATAGFKVYLVEKAPSIGGHMAQLDKTFPTNDCSM, encoded by the coding sequence GTGGAAAACGTAATAGAGTTAAAGACAAATATTCAACAACTTCGTAAAACTCTCGGAGATGCGGATTTCGGAGATGTCATGGTTGTTGGCGGAGGTATCAGCGGCATTCAGGCTTCCCTTGACTTGGCCACCGCAGGGTTTAAAGTGTACTTGGTCGAGAAGGCTCCGTCGATCGGCGGCCATATGGCCCAGCTCGACAAGACCTTTCCGACCAACGACTGCTCCATGTGA
- a CDS encoding (4Fe-4S)-binding protein: MAKVKKKIKTIKIDLDKCNGCRACEAICSAFHATPKYSSNNPARSRIRMIRDPLRDVYVPVYAGEYTAAECMGRDKYIIDGKEYDECGFCRASCPSRDAFKEPDSGLPLKCDMCEDDPPLDKPLCVKWCLNDALIYEEREEEVEEDIKAEDVQIGLESMVDKYGMEKVMDTIVRMSQKD; the protein is encoded by the coding sequence ATGGCTAAAGTAAAAAAGAAAATCAAAACAATCAAAATTGATCTTGATAAGTGTAACGGTTGCCGGGCATGTGAGGCGATATGCTCCGCCTTTCACGCTACCCCAAAATATAGCAGTAATAACCCGGCCAGGTCGCGCATCCGTATGATCCGCGACCCGCTGAGAGACGTGTATGTTCCCGTGTACGCGGGTGAGTATACAGCGGCAGAGTGTATGGGCAGGGATAAATATATAATTGACGGAAAAGAATATGATGAATGTGGTTTCTGCAGGGCTTCCTGTCCGTCGCGTGATGCTTTCAAAGAACCGGATTCTGGTCTCCCGCTCAAGTGCGATATGTGTGAAGATGACCCGCCTCTGGATAAACCCCTCTGCGTGAAGTGGTGCCTCAACGATGCCTTGATTTATGAAGAGAGGGAGGAGGAAGTGGAGGAAGACATAAAGGCGGAAGATGTTCAGATAGGGTTGGAATCCATGGTTGACAAGTACGGAATGGAAAAAGTGATGGATACCATTGTCCGTATGTCGCAGAAGGACTAA
- a CDS encoding aldehyde dehydrogenase: MRYAETGYNLEIDLATGNVERVETDPRLTELHLGGLGTNAKMIWDRVPADVKPFDAENLLIFSSGLLCGTPAPGANRTIVSAYSPQTELFGYSMMGGFWAPELKYAGYDKVVLRNKSPNLVYIWINNDKVEIRDASHLKGKGAVETAELIKKEINDPGAQVAAIGLAGENRVFMASIEQGRSSASRLGLGAVMGDKGVKAIAVRGTKDVNLAKPAEFVKLCEEVLDYIKLREENPVPGVMPILAGLGSPQEMKHIDEKWHTENFMWGNSRVRRKDFWTKEIAEKWKDVQLNVRTRLISCYNCPMKCGAIISVPGISTYMMKCFSKLTYAMAAFVDDLDFGFRIAQRATEYGVDGFSVPQAMAFGFELREEGILGEEYFEGCPSDNEGKFYWMLDRLVRREGIGDILADGTYWASKKIGNGAEKFAHNNIKKHEQLPLKLGMLNPVYYLMYATGEKINITQIEGQFPQSPFPTMEEREAFIKDWIQCPDDKFKKYLLDWELRGEFANPTYPTPEIASDIVDWQEMIHYFDDALGICAGLSSFPLKPPYHIHNFPKIISAGTGMELDEEGLKEIYKRNRNLVRSLNVRRGMRRADEVPPEDHWKKRFPELEQKLLDTYYEMKGWDNDGIPKKESLERLGLDYVAEDFEKRGIIKNG, from the coding sequence ATGAGGTACGCAGAGACAGGATATAATTTAGAGATTGATTTGGCAACAGGAAACGTTGAAAGGGTGGAAACAGACCCGCGACTGACGGAACTTCACCTGGGTGGTCTGGGCACCAACGCCAAGATGATATGGGACAGGGTCCCTGCGGACGTTAAACCCTTTGACGCCGAGAATCTGCTTATATTCAGCAGCGGGCTTTTATGCGGCACACCTGCGCCGGGCGCCAATCGTACGATTGTAAGCGCCTATTCCCCTCAGACCGAGTTATTCGGGTATTCAATGATGGGGGGATTCTGGGCGCCGGAATTGAAATATGCAGGCTATGACAAGGTGGTTCTTCGGAACAAGTCCCCGAATCTGGTGTACATATGGATAAACAACGATAAGGTGGAAATCCGTGACGCCTCTCATCTGAAGGGCAAGGGCGCTGTTGAAACTGCGGAGCTTATTAAGAAAGAGATAAATGATCCTGGCGCACAGGTGGCGGCCATCGGTCTTGCCGGTGAAAATAGGGTTTTCATGGCGTCCATTGAGCAGGGCCGTTCAAGCGCCAGCCGGCTCGGGTTGGGTGCCGTCATGGGTGACAAAGGGGTAAAGGCAATAGCCGTCCGCGGGACCAAGGATGTAAACCTTGCGAAACCAGCCGAGTTTGTAAAACTTTGCGAAGAAGTCCTGGACTATATAAAGCTCCGCGAAGAAAACCCGGTCCCCGGCGTTATGCCGATTCTGGCCGGTCTTGGGTCGCCCCAGGAGATGAAGCACATTGATGAGAAGTGGCACACTGAAAACTTCATGTGGGGGAACTCCCGTGTCCGGAGAAAAGATTTCTGGACCAAGGAAATTGCAGAGAAATGGAAGGATGTCCAGCTGAACGTACGGACCAGGCTGATAAGCTGCTACAATTGTCCGATGAAATGCGGTGCCATAATCTCCGTGCCGGGTATCTCGACTTACATGATGAAATGCTTCTCAAAACTGACGTATGCAATGGCGGCTTTTGTCGACGATCTGGACTTCGGTTTCAGGATCGCGCAGCGCGCCACTGAATACGGAGTAGATGGATTCTCAGTGCCTCAGGCCATGGCCTTTGGTTTTGAACTTCGAGAGGAAGGCATCTTGGGCGAGGAATATTTTGAAGGATGTCCATCAGACAACGAAGGGAAGTTTTATTGGATGCTCGACAGGCTTGTTAGACGCGAAGGGATCGGAGATATTCTTGCTGACGGTACTTACTGGGCTTCCAAGAAGATCGGCAACGGCGCAGAAAAGTTCGCCCACAATAATATCAAGAAACATGAACAGTTGCCTCTCAAGCTCGGAATGCTGAACCCCGTTTATTATCTCATGTATGCAACGGGCGAAAAGATCAATATCACGCAGATTGAAGGGCAGTTCCCACAGTCGCCTTTCCCTACCATGGAAGAGAGAGAAGCTTTTATAAAAGATTGGATTCAGTGTCCGGACGACAAATTTAAGAAATACCTCCTTGACTGGGAGTTAAGAGGAGAATTCGCGAATCCCACGTATCCTACCCCTGAGATTGCGAGTGATATTGTCGACTGGCAGGAGATGATACATTACTTTGACGATGCCCTCGGCATCTGTGCAGGTCTGTCGTCATTCCCCCTGAAGCCTCCGTACCATATCCACAATTTCCCGAAGATTATCTCGGCGGGAACGGGCATGGAACTGGACGAAGAAGGCCTGAAGGAGATTTACAAGAGAAACAGGAATCTAGTCAGGTCCCTTAATGTAAGGCGAGGAATGCGGAGAGCCGATGAGGTTCCGCCTGAAGACCATTGGAAGAAGAGATTCCCCGAGCTTGAACAGAAGCTTCTGGATACCTACTACGAGATGAAAGGTTGGGACAATGACGGTATCCCCAAGAAAGAGTCTTTAGAGAGACTGGGCTTGGATTATGTAGCCGAAGACTTTGAGAAGAGAGGTATAATCAAAAATGGCTAA
- the nuoE gene encoding NADH-quinone oxidoreductase subunit NuoE, with product MNNEKIDQIIDKHHSEASSLIQILLEIQSEYHWLPKEALERVAERLQVPMTRVQHIATFYKAFSLVPKGRHEIHICMGTACHVRGASRVLDTVEELTGIKPGETDLDLKFSLQTVNCLGCCALGPVLEIDGKTHGKVSPAQMAEVLKNYE from the coding sequence ATGAATAACGAGAAAATCGACCAGATCATTGACAAACATCACAGCGAGGCGAGTTCGCTAATCCAGATACTGCTTGAGATCCAGAGCGAGTATCATTGGCTTCCCAAGGAAGCTTTGGAGAGAGTGGCTGAGAGACTCCAGGTCCCCATGACCAGAGTCCAGCACATTGCGACTTTTTACAAAGCCTTCAGTCTGGTTCCTAAGGGACGTCATGAGATCCACATCTGTATGGGTACCGCCTGCCACGTGAGAGGCGCTTCACGCGTTCTCGATACAGTGGAGGAACTGACAGGGATCAAGCCAGGAGAGACAGACCTCGACCTGAAATTCAGTCTGCAGACCGTGAACTGTTTAGGTTGTTGCGCCCTTGGGCCCGTGCTGGAGATAGATGGAAAGACCCACGGCAAGGTATCGCCCGCCCAGATGGCGGAAGTGCTAAAAAATTACGAGTAG
- a CDS encoding (Fe-S)-binding protein, whose protein sequence is METVAPFKEVIDEIKEKGGDQVRYCYQCGKCDTVCPWNKVTKFSMRKLIREATFGLTEIESEEIWRCTTCGKCPQRCPRDVKQIDDMMALRRMATSYGVFPGTVKPVKTVASGLSAQGNPFNEERSARTAWAEGLSVKPFKEEMEILYFPCCYAAYDPRLKKVAQATAKILNKAGVSYGILGAKDSCCGESVRKTGNEDLFKKLAKENIKNFIDNGVKKILVSSPHCYHTFKNEYPQFMVNFEVIHISQYLSELVNSGKLEIKKAYEKKVAYHDPCYLGRHNGVFDEPREVLQKTPGIEMVELAETKLDSTCCGMGGGRVWMETEKHERFSNIRVEQAIETGAKELVTSCPYCIVAFEDSRLVMNKADDIEIKDITEILQEII, encoded by the coding sequence GTGGAAACTGTAGCCCCCTTTAAAGAGGTAATCGACGAAATAAAAGAAAAAGGCGGAGATCAGGTCAGGTACTGCTACCAGTGCGGCAAGTGTGACACAGTCTGCCCTTGGAACAAGGTGACGAAGTTCTCAATGCGCAAGCTCATACGGGAAGCGACCTTCGGTCTCACAGAGATTGAGAGCGAAGAAATCTGGCGTTGCACCACGTGTGGCAAGTGCCCCCAACGTTGCCCAAGGGATGTGAAGCAGATTGATGACATGATGGCCCTGAGGAGGATGGCAACAAGTTACGGTGTCTTTCCTGGGACCGTAAAGCCAGTGAAGACGGTAGCCTCAGGTCTTAGCGCCCAAGGAAACCCCTTCAATGAAGAGCGTAGCGCCAGGACGGCATGGGCGGAGGGTCTCTCGGTAAAACCTTTCAAGGAGGAGATGGAGATACTATACTTTCCCTGCTGTTACGCCGCCTATGATCCGAGACTCAAAAAGGTAGCACAGGCCACCGCAAAGATTCTGAACAAGGCGGGCGTGAGTTACGGGATTTTGGGTGCCAAGGATAGCTGTTGCGGAGAGAGCGTCCGTAAGACCGGAAACGAAGACCTTTTCAAGAAACTCGCCAAGGAGAACATCAAAAATTTTATTGACAACGGAGTAAAGAAGATTCTTGTCTCTTCTCCCCATTGTTACCATACTTTCAAGAACGAGTATCCCCAGTTTATGGTGAACTTTGAGGTGATCCACATCTCCCAATACCTTTCTGAACTTGTAAACAGCGGGAAGCTCGAGATTAAGAAAGCTTATGAAAAGAAAGTTGCTTACCACGATCCATGTTATCTCGGTCGCCATAACGGCGTATTCGATGAACCCCGGGAGGTCCTGCAGAAGACCCCTGGCATAGAGATGGTGGAACTTGCCGAGACAAAACTCGACAGCACATGTTGCGGTATGGGTGGAGGCAGGGTCTGGATGGAGACGGAAAAACATGAGCGCTTCTCGAATATCAGGGTGGAACAGGCGATTGAGACTGGGGCGAAAGAGCTGGTTACTTCCTGTCCATACTGCATTGTTGCTTTTGAAGACAGTCGTCTGGTAATGAACAAGGCGGATGACATCGAGATCAAGGATATCACGGAGATTCTCCAGGAAATAATTTAG
- a CDS encoding hydrogenase iron-sulfur subunit: MAGVSRLQYTTEMRLIRVMCSGRVDMSFVLRAFSKGADGVFVGACHLSECNYITHGNYHTLNMVLLLRKVLEQMEINPERLRMSFMSGSEANLFVEHVNDFVKKVKELGPLGKSEEIDPEIMKFRLNTATKLIPYIRLVERERLRAPVMSEEEYYKFFASEGLGKLFNETIVEKLAIGQIVSLLKGGPLTTAEIATGIGLTPSEVSKHLNSSSRQRLVRYDTEQNRYALA, translated from the coding sequence CTGGCTGGAGTTTCCAGACTGCAATATACAACTGAAATGAGGCTTATTCGTGTCATGTGTTCCGGCAGAGTGGATATGTCATTTGTACTCCGGGCTTTCTCGAAGGGAGCAGACGGTGTGTTTGTAGGGGCCTGTCATTTAAGCGAATGTAACTATATTACCCATGGTAATTACCATACCTTGAACATGGTGCTTCTGCTGAGAAAAGTGTTGGAACAGATGGAGATAAACCCGGAAAGACTCAGGATGTCATTTATGTCCGGGTCCGAAGCAAACCTGTTTGTCGAACATGTGAATGATTTTGTCAAGAAGGTGAAGGAACTTGGACCCTTGGGTAAAAGCGAAGAAATAGACCCGGAGATCATGAAGTTCAGGCTTAATACGGCAACAAAACTTATCCCTTACATAAGACTTGTTGAAAGGGAAAGGCTCCGGGCGCCCGTTATGTCGGAAGAAGAGTATTACAAGTTCTTTGCGTCTGAAGGGTTGGGGAAATTGTTTAACGAAACAATTGTGGAGAAATTGGCTATAGGCCAGATCGTCTCCCTCCTGAAGGGAGGGCCCCTTACCACGGCGGAAATTGCGACGGGCATAGGTCTTACCCCTTCGGAGGTTTCGAAGCACCTTAACAGTTCGTCAAGACAGAGACTGGTAAGGTACGATACAGAGCAGAATCGCTATGCCCTGGCGTGA
- a CDS encoding FAD-dependent oxidoreductase gives MEEKCTGCTSCVEYCPVKYPDEFNQDISQNKAVHIYFPQAIPLVAYIDESCLYLKEKKCRICEGVCKNDAIDLNQEPEKLEINVGAVILAAGFDSFDPKVREEYHYGDFENVITSMDFERLLSSTGAYGGEILRSSDLKHPKKLAWIQCVGSRQVIEGGNSYCSAVCCTYTQKQVILTKDHHPESECTIFHNDVRSYGKDFERYYQRTENLPGVRFFRSYTSIVREDPVTKNIFVRYSTAEDGVKEEEFDMVVLSIGLNPPKQAKELSDKYGIELTDHNFAKISETNPMVTNKEGIFVTGAFQGPVDIPESVFSASGAGSQIGELLDYRRGALTKERIYPEERDVSQEEPRIGVFVCHCGANISSVVNISDTVEYCKTLPNVVHAQNQVFSCATNSAKEITDITKEKGLNRVVVAACSPRTLEPLFRDTLREAGINQYYYEMANIREHNSWVHSKEKEEATKKAKDIIRMSVARACHLEPLQEFDLPVDKRALIVGGGMAGMTSALSIAKQGHEVYLIEKENDLGGMANKIHTTLEGLDVQAYLKDLKKKIYENPLIHVYTNATITNATGYIGNFVTTVKSDRGVTEIKHGASVLAIGAEVYKPTEYLYGQDERVMTHLELEEKIFQGDEKVANAQSLVMIQCVGCRNEERNYCSRICCSESVKNGLLLKEKNPDMDIYILFRDVRTYGLREDFYREAAAKGVRFIRYEQTDPPVVEPGEAEDGREVLKVTLTDYVLGNKIELDADVVALAAAVIPSSATKEIAGWFKVVLSPDGFFKEAHVKLRPVEFATDGVYLCGLAHYPKFMAETINQSYGAAGRVLTLLSHDTVVASGSVCEVDEDKCVSCGACITACTYGAIDFYESPNGRKARVNPVLCKGDGLCNTKCATSAIMLKHFTDEEVLSEIDAGVSDEEIIRQIDKAMGNA, from the coding sequence ATTGAGGAGAAATGCACAGGTTGCACGAGTTGCGTGGAGTACTGCCCGGTTAAGTATCCAGATGAGTTCAACCAGGACATATCACAGAATAAGGCGGTCCACATATACTTTCCCCAGGCGATTCCCCTGGTTGCGTATATTGATGAGAGCTGTCTTTATCTCAAAGAAAAAAAGTGCCGCATCTGTGAAGGAGTCTGTAAGAACGATGCCATTGATCTCAATCAGGAACCTGAGAAATTAGAGATCAATGTGGGAGCTGTCATTCTGGCGGCGGGATTCGATTCTTTCGATCCCAAGGTACGAGAGGAGTACCATTACGGGGATTTCGAGAACGTGATTACCAGCATGGACTTTGAGAGACTCTTGTCCTCTACGGGTGCCTATGGCGGAGAAATACTGAGATCGTCAGATCTCAAGCACCCCAAGAAGTTAGCGTGGATCCAGTGCGTTGGGTCCCGCCAGGTTATTGAAGGAGGCAACAGTTACTGTTCGGCTGTATGCTGTACGTACACGCAAAAACAGGTTATTCTTACCAAAGACCATCACCCAGAATCGGAGTGCACAATCTTCCATAATGATGTCCGCTCCTATGGGAAAGACTTTGAACGGTACTACCAGAGGACGGAAAACCTCCCTGGTGTCCGTTTCTTTAGAAGCTATACCTCCATCGTGAGAGAGGACCCGGTGACGAAGAATATCTTCGTCAGGTACTCCACTGCGGAAGATGGGGTGAAAGAGGAAGAGTTCGACATGGTGGTGCTCTCCATCGGCCTTAATCCTCCGAAGCAGGCCAAAGAACTGTCCGATAAGTACGGCATTGAACTCACGGACCATAATTTCGCGAAAATCTCCGAAACCAACCCCATGGTTACCAACAAGGAAGGCATCTTTGTGACCGGTGCGTTCCAGGGTCCCGTTGACATCCCTGAGTCTGTGTTCAGTGCCTCCGGCGCCGGTTCTCAGATTGGTGAGCTTTTGGACTACCGTCGGGGTGCTCTTACGAAAGAAAGGATCTATCCAGAAGAGAGAGATGTCTCCCAGGAAGAACCGAGAATAGGAGTTTTTGTCTGCCATTGCGGTGCGAATATCTCAAGCGTTGTCAATATCTCCGACACAGTCGAATACTGCAAGACATTGCCCAATGTGGTCCACGCGCAAAACCAGGTATTCTCGTGCGCTACCAACTCGGCGAAAGAGATTACCGACATTACCAAAGAAAAAGGTTTAAACCGGGTAGTGGTCGCTGCGTGCTCCCCGAGGACCCTTGAGCCCCTTTTCAGGGACACCCTCCGTGAGGCGGGAATAAACCAATATTACTATGAGATGGCAAATATAAGGGAGCACAACTCTTGGGTCCACTCGAAAGAGAAGGAAGAGGCGACCAAGAAGGCAAAAGATATCATCCGCATGTCGGTGGCCCGCGCCTGCCATTTGGAACCCCTCCAGGAATTCGATCTTCCAGTTGACAAAAGGGCTCTTATAGTTGGCGGAGGGATGGCCGGTATGACGTCCGCCCTTTCCATTGCAAAACAAGGCCATGAGGTCTACCTTATTGAGAAAGAGAATGATTTGGGCGGTATGGCCAATAAGATCCATACCACCTTAGAGGGGCTTGATGTTCAGGCCTACCTCAAGGACCTTAAGAAAAAGATCTACGAGAATCCGCTGATCCACGTCTATACAAATGCGACGATCACCAATGCCACGGGTTACATTGGGAACTTTGTCACTACCGTGAAGTCCGACCGGGGAGTGACTGAGATCAAACACGGCGCGTCGGTTCTCGCCATAGGCGCCGAAGTCTATAAACCTACGGAGTACCTATATGGTCAGGATGAGCGGGTCATGACCCACTTGGAACTGGAAGAAAAGATATTCCAGGGAGACGAGAAGGTCGCGAACGCCCAAAGCCTCGTTATGATCCAGTGCGTGGGTTGCAGGAACGAAGAGAGAAACTATTGCAGCAGAATCTGTTGCAGCGAGTCTGTGAAAAATGGGTTGCTTCTCAAAGAGAAGAATCCGGACATGGATATTTACATCCTTTTCAGAGACGTGAGAACCTATGGTCTTCGGGAAGACTTCTACCGCGAAGCGGCAGCCAAAGGTGTGCGGTTCATCCGCTATGAGCAGACGGACCCGCCGGTTGTGGAACCGGGTGAGGCTGAGGATGGACGGGAAGTCCTAAAAGTAACGTTGACCGATTACGTTCTTGGCAATAAAATTGAGCTTGATGCCGATGTGGTGGCCCTGGCGGCAGCTGTCATCCCCTCTTCAGCCACCAAAGAGATTGCGGGATGGTTTAAAGTAGTCTTAAGCCCGGACGGATTCTTTAAGGAAGCCCATGTGAAACTGAGACCGGTCGAGTTTGCGACGGACGGCGTTTATCTCTGCGGACTTGCCCATTATCCCAAGTTTATGGCTGAGACAATCAATCAGTCCTATGGAGCTGCGGGCAGGGTACTCACACTCCTCTCCCACGATACGGTCGTTGCCTCTGGCTCCGTCTGCGAGGTGGACGAGGATAAATGCGTCTCCTGTGGGGCATGCATCACTGCATGTACCTATGGAGCCATTGATTTCTACGAAAGTCCGAATGGAAGAAAGGCGCGGGTGAATCCTGTCCTCTGCAAGGGAGACGGTCTTTGCAATACGAAGTGTGCCACGAGCGCTATAATGTTGAAGCACTTTACCGATGAAGAGGTTTTAAGTGAGATTGATGCGGGAGTCTCCGATGAGGAGATCATACGCCAGATTGATAAAGCGATGGGAAACGCATAG
- a CDS encoding glycosyltransferase family 2 protein, producing the protein MPQQISKLSIIVPVYNEEKTIFAVLGKINKASLPNGIAREVIVINDESSDNTEEEIKRYQRENPAAEIRYLKHETNLGKGAALRTGIMEASGDCLIIQDADLEYDPDEYALLLKPFLDGHADVVYGSRFMGGGAHRVLFFSHSIGNRFLTFCSNLLTNLNLTDMETCYKLFRTDIIKGIRLRENRFGFEPEVTAKVARVPGVRIYEVGISYYGRTYREGKKINWKDGVRALYCIMKYGLLKGN; encoded by the coding sequence ATGCCACAACAGATATCAAAACTGTCGATAATTGTGCCGGTATACAATGAGGAGAAGACGATCTTCGCCGTCCTCGGTAAAATCAATAAAGCCAGCCTCCCGAACGGAATCGCCAGAGAGGTCATTGTCATAAACGACGAGTCCTCCGATAATACAGAGGAAGAAATCAAGAGGTATCAGAGGGAAAATCCTGCAGCAGAGATACGCTATCTGAAGCATGAGACCAACTTGGGCAAGGGAGCGGCATTACGCACAGGCATAATGGAGGCATCTGGAGACTGTCTCATCATCCAGGACGCCGACTTGGAGTATGATCCCGATGAATACGCGCTGCTTTTGAAGCCATTCTTGGACGGACATGCTGATGTAGTCTACGGGTCCAGGTTCATGGGAGGGGGAGCCCACAGGGTGCTCTTCTTTTCCCATTCCATAGGCAACCGGTTTCTCACCTTTTGTTCCAATTTGCTTACAAATCTCAATCTCACGGATATGGAGACGTGCTACAAGCTTTTCAGGACCGACATAATAAAGGGAATCAGACTCAGGGAAAATCGGTTCGGCTTTGAGCCTGAGGTGACAGCCAAGGTCGCACGCGTTCCCGGCGTCAGGATTTACGAAGTAGGCATTTCTTATTATGGGAGGACATACCGGGAGGGTAAAAAAATAAACTGGAAGGACGGCGTGAGGGCCCTTTACTGCATCATGAAATACGGACTCCTGAAAGGAAACTGA
- a CDS encoding MBOAT family protein has product MLFNSVEFLLFFIGIGFVYFAIPARFRWMLLLFGSYVFYMSWEPSYAALLGLITVVNYYLAIRLGRSITVRGKKTILALTVTINAGLLFSLKYLGFFAESLRTVFHHHGVAAAIPVFSIALPVGISFYTFKIMSYTIDVYRGKLEPERNIGLFALYVAFFPQLIAGPIDRSTRLLPQFREEQMFDYRRVSDGLKLILWGFFQKMVIAGTLTIMVDLVYSKPGQYDAPTLALATLFFAFQIYCDFSGYSDIAIGIAQVFGYGSINNFERPYFSRSIPEFWRRWHISLSTWFRDYLYIPLGGSRISIPRWHVNIMIVFLVSGLWHGANWTFVVWGAIHGCYYILSVLTKSAREKTVATLGLVRLPRLHQGIQMAITFCLVTFTWIFFRANTISDAFYIVSKLFTGWGSASETAGTNTLASFVSSHFFEFCVAIVSITVMGMVHTLQVRGNVRNMLRSKPIWLRWAAYYAIVAAILLLSNFGSKQFIYFQF; this is encoded by the coding sequence ATGTTATTCAATTCCGTCGAGTTCCTCCTTTTTTTCATCGGCATCGGTTTCGTCTATTTCGCAATACCGGCTCGCTTCCGGTGGATGCTCCTTCTTTTCGGCAGTTATGTATTCTATATGTCATGGGAACCATCCTATGCGGCGCTTCTCGGCCTCATCACAGTAGTCAACTACTATCTGGCCATCAGACTCGGTCGATCCATCACCGTAAGGGGAAAGAAGACAATCCTCGCTCTGACCGTCACTATTAACGCAGGTTTGCTCTTTTCACTGAAATACCTAGGCTTTTTTGCGGAATCCCTTCGGACGGTATTCCATCACCATGGCGTGGCGGCGGCAATCCCGGTCTTTTCCATCGCCCTCCCTGTTGGCATCTCTTTCTACACTTTCAAGATAATGAGCTACACAATTGATGTCTACCGGGGAAAACTAGAACCGGAAAGGAATATCGGCCTCTTTGCCCTCTACGTCGCTTTTTTTCCTCAACTGATCGCAGGCCCCATTGACCGGTCGACGAGACTCCTTCCCCAGTTCCGCGAAGAACAGATGTTCGACTACCGCAGGGTCTCAGACGGACTTAAACTGATATTGTGGGGTTTTTTCCAAAAAATGGTAATTGCAGGCACCTTGACCATCATGGTCGACCTGGTATACAGCAAGCCGGGTCAGTATGATGCGCCCACTCTCGCCTTGGCCACGCTCTTCTTTGCGTTTCAGATCTACTGTGATTTCTCCGGCTACTCGGACATTGCCATAGGAATAGCCCAGGTATTCGGCTACGGGTCGATAAACAACTTCGAACGACCCTATTTCTCACGCTCAATTCCAGAATTCTGGAGAAGATGGCACATATCGCTTTCTACATGGTTCAGAGACTACCTTTATATACCGTTGGGGGGCAGTCGAATTTCCATTCCCCGATGGCATGTGAACATTATGATCGTATTTCTCGTGAGCGGCCTCTGGCACGGAGCAAACTGGACCTTTGTAGTATGGGGAGCCATTCATGGATGTTACTATATTCTGTCTGTCCTTACCAAGAGCGCGAGAGAGAAAACGGTTGCCACACTCGGACTTGTCCGGTTACCCCGACTCCACCAGGGCATCCAGATGGCCATTACGTTCTGCCTCGTGACCTTTACGTGGATCTTTTTCAGGGCAAACACGATATCGGACGCCTTCTATATAGTCTCAAAGCTTTTTACTGGCTGGGGGAGCGCCTCGGAAACAGCGGGCACCAACACGCTTGCATCTTTCGTATCGTCTCACTTCTTTGAGTTTTGCGTGGCCATAGTCTCCATCACCGTCATGGGGATGGTCCACACGCTTCAGGTGAGGGGGAACGTACGGAACATGCTCCGCTCTAAACCAATCTGGCTGCGATGGGCCGCCTATTATGCCATTGTTGCGGCAATACTCCTCCTTAGCAATTTTGGTTCCAAACAATTTATATATTTTCAATTTTAA